Proteins encoded within one genomic window of Rhinolophus sinicus isolate RSC01 linkage group LG05, ASM3656204v1, whole genome shotgun sequence:
- the LGALSL gene encoding galectin-related protein encodes MPPRAGSVRPLPPFFFGWQQPHPEAESSTDSAAAVRAAAATSDLTASAASLSPPPPPGPASPVGAGAPGVRARVPARVCAPEPFSDPRSRPAQDRPGITARAPRPTSPADGRPAGHPPVLCKKMAGSVADSDAVVKLDDGHLNNSLGSPVQDDLYFPRLIVPFCGHIKGGMRPGKKVLVMGIVHLNPESFAISLTCGESEDPPADVAIELKAVFSERQLLRNSCVSGQKGEEQSAIPYFPFIPEQPFRVEILCEHPRFRVFVDGHQLFDFYHRIQTLSAIDTIKINGDLQITKLG; translated from the exons ATGCCGCCCAGGGCCGGCTCAGTGCGGCCCTTGCCACCTTTCTTCTTCGGGTGGCAACAACCGCACCCTGAGGCAGAAAGCAGCACGGACTCCGCAGCCGCGGTCCGGGCAGCTGCAGCCACCTCCGACCTCACGGCCAGCGccgcctccctctcccctccccctcctcctgggcCTGCCAGCCCGGTTGGCGCCGGGGCCCCAggcgtgcgcgcgcgcgtgccCGCGCGTGTGTGCGCGCCCGAGCCATTCTCGGACCCGCGCTCCCGACCCGCGCAGGACCGCCCCGGGATCACCGCCCGCGCGCCGCGTCCCACGTCCCCCGCGGACGGGCGGCCAGCAGGGCACCCCCCCGTGCTGTGCAAGAAGATGGCGGGATCGGTGGCCGACAGTGATGCCGTAGTG AAACTAGATGATGGACATTTAAACAACTCCTTGGGCTCTCCAGTTCAAGACGACTTGTACTTCCCACGACTG ATAGTTCCATTTTGTGGGCATATTAAAGGTGGCATGAGACCAGGCAAGAAGGTGTTAGTGATGGGCATCGTTCACCTCAACCCTGAGAG CTTTGCCATCAGCTTGACCTGTGGTGAGTCAGAAGATCCTCCAGCCGATGTGGCAATTGAACTCAAAGCTGTGTTCTCAGAGCGGCAGCTCCTCAGAAATTCATGCGTGTCTGGTCAAAAGGGTGAAGAACAATCAGCAATCCCTTACTTTCCATTCATCCCAGAACAGCCGTTCAGG GTGGAAATTCTTTGTGAACACCCACGTTTCAGAGTGTTTGTGGATGGACATCAACTTTTTGATTTTTACCACCGCATTCAAACATTATCTGCAATTGACACCATAAAGATAAATGGGGACCTCCAGATCACTAAGCTTGGCTGA